The following are encoded in a window of Mycobacterium vicinigordonae genomic DNA:
- a CDS encoding STAS domain-containing protein produces the protein MSDSPTDFSTISSTTGVSSEGLLPQLVQHLRRNRTALREEWARRITEAELLTAMTPEEIFSEATAVYDNYVEVLETGSVEALQDYARDLSERIIPRGVETDEVLGIVLLLRDVLARSLFEKYQTEFDMLNRVLDAYEPAANRIANTVGVSFVQERERIIRQQQEAIRELSTPVLQVREQLLILPIIGVLDSQRARQVTEQLLRAIRANRAKVVVIDITGVPTIDSTVANHLVQTVDASGLMGASVIITGLSSEIALTLVTIGLDLSKMNAVGDLQGGIEEAERLLGYEVTRTGE, from the coding sequence ATGTCCGATTCGCCGACAGATTTCAGCACCATCAGCAGCACGACAGGCGTCTCCAGCGAAGGTCTGCTGCCACAGCTGGTCCAGCATCTGCGACGAAACCGGACCGCCCTGCGCGAGGAGTGGGCGCGCCGGATCACCGAAGCCGAATTGCTTACCGCGATGACGCCGGAGGAAATTTTCTCCGAGGCGACCGCCGTCTACGACAACTACGTCGAGGTACTAGAAACCGGCAGCGTCGAAGCTCTGCAGGACTACGCGCGAGACCTCTCCGAGCGCATCATCCCCCGCGGCGTGGAAACCGACGAGGTGCTGGGCATCGTGTTGTTGCTGCGCGACGTCCTGGCGCGCTCGCTGTTCGAGAAGTATCAGACCGAGTTCGACATGCTGAACCGCGTTCTGGACGCCTACGAGCCGGCGGCCAACCGCATCGCGAACACCGTGGGCGTCAGCTTCGTCCAAGAACGCGAGCGCATCATCCGCCAGCAGCAGGAAGCGATCCGCGAACTGTCCACGCCGGTGCTCCAAGTCCGCGAACAGCTGTTGATCCTGCCGATCATCGGTGTGCTGGACAGTCAACGCGCCCGCCAGGTCACCGAACAGTTGCTGCGCGCCATCCGCGCCAACCGAGCCAAGGTCGTCGTCATCGACATCACCGGTGTGCCCACCATCGACTCGACGGTGGCCAACCACCTGGTGCAGACGGTTGACGCGTCCGGACTGATGGGCGCCAGCGTCATCATCACCGGACTGTCGTCGGAGATCGCCCTGACGCTGGTGACGATCGGCCTCGACCTGTCCAAGATGAACGCCGTAGGCGACCTGCAGGGTGGTATCGAGGAAGCCGAGCGCCTGCTTGGTTACGAAGTCACCCGCACCGGCGAATAA
- a CDS encoding CDGSH iron-sulfur domain-containing protein, with the protein MNTTRVQVVPNGPVLVSGPVRIEMPDGSVVESDRFMVAICTCRRSQDYPLCDTSHRRCRTAKVKDTLS; encoded by the coding sequence GTGAATACCACCCGGGTGCAGGTGGTGCCGAACGGGCCGGTGCTGGTTTCCGGCCCGGTGCGCATCGAGATGCCCGACGGCAGTGTCGTCGAGTCCGACCGGTTCATGGTGGCGATCTGTACTTGTCGCCGCAGCCAGGATTACCCGTTGTGCGACACCAGCCATCGCAGATGCCGAACCGCCAAAGTCAAGGACACGCTCAGCTGA
- a CDS encoding HemK2/MTQ2 family protein methyltransferase, whose protein sequence is MTITYPAPGESLVAEMVYQPQHDSHLLVDTMRRTGLIAGRRVIDLCTGTGYVAIAAAEMGCASVTAFDICPRAVRDSRGNAAQAGVEVDVQHGSWALALERGPFDVMVSNPPYVPAPPVDDTGLIPPAAGPSWAWNAGPDGRLILDPLCAAAPKLLHPGGSALLVHSALAGTQRTLDALRASGMDADVVARQHIPFGPVLTARAAWLEETGQIEYGCREEELVVIRADKP, encoded by the coding sequence GTGACGATCACGTACCCAGCGCCGGGAGAGTCGCTGGTCGCCGAAATGGTGTACCAGCCGCAGCATGATTCTCACCTGCTCGTCGACACGATGCGCCGCACCGGCCTGATCGCGGGACGCCGTGTCATCGACCTGTGTACCGGCACCGGGTACGTTGCGATAGCCGCAGCGGAAATGGGTTGCGCCAGTGTGACTGCGTTCGACATCTGCCCGCGGGCCGTGCGTGACTCGCGGGGCAACGCGGCACAGGCTGGGGTGGAAGTCGATGTGCAGCACGGCTCTTGGGCGCTTGCGCTGGAGCGAGGGCCGTTCGACGTGATGGTGTCTAATCCGCCGTATGTACCCGCACCGCCCGTTGACGATACGGGCCTGATCCCGCCGGCGGCCGGACCCTCGTGGGCGTGGAACGCCGGTCCTGACGGCCGACTTATCCTGGATCCACTGTGCGCTGCCGCGCCAAAGCTATTGCACCCTGGCGGATCCGCGCTGCTGGTGCACTCCGCCCTGGCCGGTACGCAGCGGACGCTGGACGCGCTGCGCGCCTCCGGTATGGACGCCGATGTGGTTGCTCGACAGCATATCCCGTTTGGTCCGGTGTTGACGGCACGTGCGGCGTGGCTGGAAGAGACCGGTCAGATCGAATATGGCTGCAGGGAGGAAGAACTCGTGGTGATCCGGGCCGACAAGCCGTGA
- a CDS encoding STAS domain-containing protein — protein MPVPILKQGAILIATVQAALTDSDTERLREDLMERVSRFRAQGIVVDVTAIDVMDSFAARSLRTIAHMTRLRGATTVIVGLQPEVAFAMVQLGLAFDDMSTALDLEEGIALLHKRLGLNRSTIGRDGGG, from the coding sequence ATGCCAGTACCGATCTTGAAACAGGGCGCGATCCTGATCGCCACGGTGCAGGCCGCGTTGACCGACTCCGACACCGAGCGACTGCGCGAGGACCTGATGGAGCGGGTCAGCCGGTTCCGCGCTCAGGGCATTGTTGTCGACGTCACCGCAATCGACGTAATGGATTCATTTGCGGCTCGGTCGCTGCGCACCATCGCACACATGACCCGGCTGCGGGGGGCCACCACAGTGATTGTCGGCCTGCAACCAGAAGTGGCCTTCGCCATGGTGCAGCTCGGCCTGGCCTTCGACGACATGAGCACCGCGCTGGACCTCGAAGAAGGCATCGCGCTACTACACAAGCGGCTAGGCCTGAATCGATCGACGATCGGGCGCGACGGTGGCGGTTGA
- a CDS encoding iron-containing redox enzyme family protein, whose product MSVKPASIAVEPALPAAHGPLSTTVRRTLAAPATREQSGRISAAVRDADPYGLDLHLALYMCYEMHYRGFASVDPDWEWNPTLLAFRAELERVFLAGVRRDVGPIEPDHTAAAEMDAIAVEPKEGSGPSYFLRDHGTWEQMREYFVHRSLYHLKEADPHAFAIPRLTGTAKAAFVAVEFDEYGAGQGQRMHQQLFADLMDAAELDSAYLRYLDAVPADSLAAVNLMSLFGLHRKLRGAAVGHFASTEITSPPGSRRMMQALQRMQAPQACVEFYREHVEADAVHEHVVRRDVVEDLVAREPQLDGDIVFGIRAHALVENRLADALMAAWERGESSLRRPLS is encoded by the coding sequence ATGAGTGTGAAGCCCGCGTCGATCGCCGTCGAACCCGCCCTACCGGCGGCACACGGGCCGTTGTCGACGACCGTGCGCCGCACCTTGGCCGCTCCAGCCACGCGCGAACAGTCCGGCCGGATCAGCGCAGCGGTCCGCGACGCGGACCCCTACGGCCTGGACCTGCATCTGGCCTTGTACATGTGCTACGAGATGCACTATCGCGGATTCGCCTCGGTCGATCCGGACTGGGAGTGGAACCCCACCCTGCTGGCTTTCCGCGCCGAACTGGAGCGGGTGTTTTTGGCCGGAGTACGCCGTGACGTAGGCCCGATCGAGCCCGACCACACCGCTGCGGCCGAGATGGACGCAATCGCCGTCGAACCGAAGGAGGGCAGTGGCCCGTCCTACTTCCTCCGCGACCACGGCACCTGGGAGCAGATGCGCGAGTACTTCGTCCACAGGTCGCTCTATCACCTGAAAGAGGCGGATCCGCACGCGTTCGCCATCCCGCGGCTCACCGGCACCGCGAAGGCGGCTTTTGTGGCCGTCGAGTTCGACGAATACGGGGCCGGCCAGGGCCAGCGGATGCACCAGCAACTTTTCGCAGATTTGATGGACGCCGCCGAGCTGGATTCGGCCTATCTGCGCTACCTGGATGCGGTGCCCGCCGACTCGCTGGCGGCGGTGAACCTGATGTCGCTGTTCGGTCTACACAGAAAGCTGCGCGGCGCGGCCGTTGGCCACTTCGCATCGACCGAGATCACCTCGCCCCCGGGTTCGCGACGAATGATGCAAGCGCTGCAGCGCATGCAGGCTCCCCAGGCTTGCGTCGAGTTCTACCGCGAGCATGTGGAGGCGGACGCGGTGCACGAACACGTGGTGCGCCGGGACGTGGTCGAGGATCTGGTGGCTCGCGAGCCGCAGTTGGACGGCGACATCGTCTTCGGCATCCGCGCGCACGCCCTGGTGGAGAATCGTCTGGCCGACGCGCTGATGGCCGCATGGGAGCGCGGGGAGTCCTCGCTGCGACGGCCGCTCAGCTGA
- a CDS encoding SRPBCC family protein: MNDSATNRTAILVKGLGVASLGLGLSEILAPSSVAAVAGVDATRRSRAVIRALGVRECGHGAALLAGPPRWAWTRVAGDVLDVAVLTAGVARRASGRRRRGIVAGMALAVIGGVDLYAALRTSLGDAHPRHADNQRHDCLRAAITVMRSPDEVYGFWRDFANLPRFMYHLQSVTDGGDGRTHWVANAPIGQPAQWDAQIIEDELGKRIAWQSLPGSGIDNSGTVEFSPDNSGNGTEVRVTIGYQLPGRALGKAAAALLGESPDQQVNDDLRRFKQILETGQVIRSDGSPEGTVAKRQLHQQAAQPVGREG; the protein is encoded by the coding sequence ATGAATGATTCCGCAACGAACAGGACCGCGATCCTCGTAAAGGGGTTAGGCGTAGCCAGTTTGGGCTTGGGCCTGTCCGAAATCCTGGCGCCCTCGAGTGTCGCCGCGGTCGCCGGCGTCGACGCCACACGACGGTCACGGGCGGTCATCAGAGCACTCGGCGTACGCGAATGCGGGCATGGCGCAGCACTTCTGGCCGGTCCGCCGCGATGGGCGTGGACCAGGGTCGCCGGAGATGTCCTGGACGTCGCGGTGCTGACGGCGGGTGTCGCACGCCGCGCCTCGGGGAGACGTCGCCGCGGCATCGTCGCAGGGATGGCACTCGCTGTCATCGGTGGCGTCGACCTGTACGCCGCGTTGCGCACCAGTCTCGGCGATGCACATCCACGTCACGCCGACAACCAAAGGCATGATTGCCTACGTGCGGCCATCACCGTAATGCGCTCTCCCGACGAGGTTTACGGATTCTGGCGCGACTTCGCCAACCTGCCCCGCTTCATGTATCACCTCCAATCGGTTACCGACGGCGGCGACGGACGGACGCACTGGGTGGCCAACGCACCGATCGGGCAGCCGGCGCAATGGGACGCGCAGATCATCGAGGACGAACTAGGCAAGCGCATCGCATGGCAGTCGCTGCCGGGCTCGGGCATCGACAACAGCGGAACTGTCGAATTCTCGCCCGACAACTCGGGTAATGGCACCGAAGTCCGCGTCACCATCGGATATCAGCTGCCGGGGCGTGCGCTGGGCAAGGCGGCGGCGGCACTGCTCGGTGAATCGCCAGACCAGCAAGTCAACGACGACCTGCGGCGTTTCAAACAGATCCTGGAAACGGGCCAGGTGATTCGTTCCGACGGATCACCCGAGGGCACCGTGGCAAAACGTCAGCTGCACCAGCAAGCCGCCCAGCCGGTCGGCAGGGAAGGGTAG
- a CDS encoding STAS domain-containing protein yields the protein MSAPDSITATVSDHDGVVVLSIGGEIDLVTAPALEEAIGGVVADNPGALIIDLSGVDFLGSVGLKILASTYEKLGDGAGFGVVARGPATRRPIHLTGLDKTFPLYPTIEEGLAGVREGKLNH from the coding sequence TTGTCAGCTCCTGATTCGATCACCGCCACGGTCTCTGACCATGACGGGGTAGTGGTGCTTAGCATCGGCGGCGAAATCGACCTGGTCACCGCGCCCGCCTTAGAAGAAGCAATCGGTGGAGTAGTTGCTGACAATCCGGGTGCGTTGATCATCGACCTGTCCGGGGTGGACTTCCTGGGATCGGTGGGGCTGAAGATTCTGGCCTCCACCTACGAGAAACTCGGTGATGGCGCCGGGTTCGGTGTAGTGGCCCGCGGCCCGGCGACCAGACGGCCGATTCATCTGACTGGCCTGGACAAGACTTTCCCGTTGTATCCGACCATCGAGGAGGGTTTGGCCGGCGTACGCGAAGGCAAGCTCAACCACTAG
- a CDS encoding anti-sigma regulatory factor, whose protein sequence is MAVETVVAISTSDDIVAARKAGHQLALDLGFSLTDVTMIATAISEIARNITSYAGRGQVRVTVAEREGRRALVVRAEDDGPGIADIDRAMEDGYTTGRGLGMGLPGARRLMDRLVVESALGRGTVVEMWKWVPARA, encoded by the coding sequence GTGGCGGTTGAGACGGTGGTCGCCATCAGCACCTCAGACGACATCGTCGCCGCCCGCAAAGCCGGGCATCAATTGGCGCTCGATCTGGGCTTCTCGTTGACCGACGTGACCATGATCGCCACCGCGATCTCTGAAATAGCCCGCAACATCACCAGCTACGCGGGCCGCGGCCAAGTTCGGGTCACAGTGGCCGAGCGGGAGGGCCGCAGGGCGCTCGTTGTCCGGGCGGAAGACGACGGCCCAGGCATCGCCGACATCGACCGCGCCATGGAAGACGGCTACACCACGGGCCGTGGACTGGGCATGGGATTGCCCGGTGCGCGCCGACTGATGGACCGGTTGGTTGTGGAGTCCGCGCTGGGCCGCGGCACGGTAGTCGAGATGTGGAAATGGGTCCCGGCCCGTGCGTGA
- a CDS encoding SpoIIE family protein phosphatase has protein sequence MTSRSRPGEQACGDQGIAVEVNDRDSAGNPLAALFGVMDGLGHGPEAARAAVAAAETLDEARDERLEVLIQLCHRVLGGTRGAAMTLARIDFQTSKMSWTGIGNVSAHLVAKGVSGVQIRASARLVGGIVGYRIPETRPAQTVSIRTGDLLVIASDGIAKDHLEHLDFAASAKDIVEQVLTKHAKESDDAMVLAARHRGITT, from the coding sequence ATGACGAGTCGCTCACGACCCGGTGAGCAAGCGTGCGGGGATCAGGGCATCGCGGTGGAAGTCAACGACCGAGACAGTGCCGGGAACCCGCTCGCGGCACTGTTCGGCGTCATGGACGGACTGGGGCACGGTCCGGAGGCTGCCCGCGCCGCCGTCGCCGCCGCCGAAACGCTCGACGAAGCACGCGACGAACGACTCGAGGTGCTAATCCAGCTGTGCCACCGCGTATTGGGCGGCACCCGAGGCGCCGCCATGACGCTGGCGAGGATCGATTTCCAGACCTCCAAGATGAGCTGGACCGGCATCGGCAACGTCAGCGCGCACTTGGTGGCCAAAGGCGTCAGCGGCGTCCAGATCCGCGCCAGCGCCCGGTTGGTCGGCGGTATCGTCGGCTACCGGATACCGGAAACCCGCCCCGCACAAACCGTTTCGATCCGCACCGGCGACCTGCTGGTGATTGCTAGCGACGGCATCGCCAAGGATCACCTGGAGCACCTTGACTTTGCCGCCTCGGCCAAAGACATCGTCGAACAAGTGCTCACCAAGCACGCCAAGGAATCCGACGACGCCATGGTGCTGGCTGCCCGGCACCGGGGTATCACGACATGA
- a CDS encoding DUF6328 family protein: MDADHPEQDQNWDRRERGETEVERLDRNWNSLLQELRVVQTGVQLLTGFLLTLPFQARFDVLGDDMQAVYLVTVGCSVAATVLLIAPVGLHRLLFRRHRLSVLVSAAHRCAYGGLLLLGLALTGVTVIIFDAVAGTAAGLVAGVCALALFGFSWLVVPVMLRIRNAPELPVS; encoded by the coding sequence ATGGATGCGGATCATCCGGAGCAAGACCAGAACTGGGATCGCCGTGAGCGCGGCGAGACCGAGGTCGAACGACTGGATCGAAACTGGAACAGCCTGCTGCAAGAGTTGCGGGTGGTGCAGACCGGCGTGCAATTGCTCACCGGGTTCCTGCTGACGCTGCCTTTCCAGGCCCGTTTCGACGTCCTGGGTGATGACATGCAAGCGGTGTATCTGGTCACGGTGGGCTGTTCGGTGGCCGCGACGGTCCTGTTGATCGCCCCGGTGGGCTTGCACCGGTTGCTGTTTCGGCGACACCGGCTCTCGGTGCTGGTATCGGCCGCGCACCGGTGCGCCTACGGTGGGCTGCTGCTGCTTGGTCTGGCGCTGACCGGGGTGACCGTCATCATTTTCGACGCGGTGGCCGGTACTGCCGCGGGGCTGGTCGCCGGAGTGTGTGCCTTAGCGCTGTTCGGGTTCTCCTGGCTGGTGGTTCCGGTGATGCTGCGCATCCGCAATGCGCCGGAGTTGCCGGTGTCTTGA
- a CDS encoding type 1 glutamine amidotransferase domain-containing protein, which translates to MSNDLTGRKIAILAADGVEKIELERPRDELTKAGAQVELLSLKDGEIEARNHDLEPAGTIPVDRAVSGASVGDYDGLILPGGTVNPDKLRLDDSAVAFVRDFVDSGKTVAAICHGPWTLVEAGVVAGRNLTSYPSIRTDLRNAGARVADEEVVVDGNLITSRSPKDLDAFCSAILRQLTQAAAGSSL; encoded by the coding sequence ATGTCGAACGACTTGACTGGCAGGAAGATTGCGATCTTGGCCGCCGACGGCGTAGAGAAGATCGAACTGGAGCGTCCCCGCGACGAGCTGACGAAGGCGGGCGCGCAGGTCGAGTTGCTGTCGCTGAAAGACGGCGAGATCGAAGCACGCAACCACGATTTGGAGCCGGCCGGAACGATTCCCGTTGATCGGGCTGTTTCGGGTGCATCCGTGGGCGACTACGACGGGCTGATCCTGCCCGGCGGCACCGTCAATCCCGACAAACTGCGACTGGACGACTCCGCTGTCGCGTTCGTCCGCGATTTTGTCGACTCCGGTAAGACGGTCGCGGCGATCTGCCACGGGCCATGGACGTTGGTCGAAGCCGGTGTGGTCGCCGGCCGCAATCTGACCTCGTATCCGAGCATCCGCACCGATCTGCGCAACGCCGGCGCCCGGGTGGCCGACGAAGAAGTGGTGGTGGACGGCAACCTGATCACCAGCCGATCGCCGAAAGATCTGGACGCCTTCTGCTCGGCCATTTTGCGGCAATTGACGCAGGCAGCTGCGGGTTCGTCGCTGTAA
- a CDS encoding zinc-dependent alcohol dehydrogenase: protein MKATIWAGRNSVEVQSVPDPTILNDRDAIVRVTSTAICGSDLHLYDGYIPTVKHGDVLGHEFMGEVVEVGKGVPNLAIGDRVVVPFPIACGACSACQHELYSLCENSNPNAGIAEKLMGHSPAGLFGYSHMLGGFAGGQAEYVRVPFADVGPLKIGEDVTDDQALFLSDILPTGYMGAEMCDIAPGEVVAVWGAGPVGLFAMVSALLLGAGQVIAIDRVPYRLELAQRLGATPLNFAETSVLDELRDLTAGRGPDKCIDAVGMEARNGSSVVDTYDRVKQAVRLETERPHALREAVMSCRNGGTISIVGVYGGLMDKFPIGAVMNRSLTIRTGQCHVQRYMRPLLERIRGGDIDPTVIISHHLRLDQAPHGYEIFKHKQESCTKVVLNP, encoded by the coding sequence ATGAAAGCCACGATTTGGGCGGGACGCAATAGCGTTGAAGTGCAATCTGTTCCGGACCCCACGATACTCAATGACCGCGATGCCATCGTTCGGGTTACCTCGACGGCAATCTGCGGATCGGATCTACACCTCTACGACGGCTACATCCCCACCGTCAAGCATGGCGACGTGCTAGGCCACGAATTCATGGGCGAGGTTGTCGAAGTCGGCAAGGGCGTGCCAAACCTAGCGATCGGTGATCGGGTTGTCGTTCCCTTCCCGATCGCCTGTGGCGCTTGTTCGGCGTGCCAGCACGAGCTGTATTCGTTATGTGAGAACTCCAACCCGAACGCCGGAATCGCCGAGAAGTTGATGGGCCATTCGCCGGCTGGCCTGTTCGGCTATTCGCACATGTTGGGCGGATTCGCCGGCGGGCAAGCGGAATACGTGCGGGTGCCGTTCGCCGACGTAGGTCCACTGAAGATTGGCGAGGACGTCACCGACGACCAGGCACTGTTCCTTTCCGACATTCTGCCCACCGGTTACATGGGGGCCGAGATGTGCGATATCGCGCCGGGCGAGGTGGTCGCGGTGTGGGGCGCCGGACCTGTCGGCCTTTTCGCGATGGTGAGCGCGCTGCTGTTGGGCGCCGGGCAGGTGATTGCGATCGACCGGGTGCCGTACCGGCTTGAACTCGCACAGCGCCTGGGTGCGACACCGCTGAATTTCGCGGAAACGTCAGTGCTGGACGAATTGCGTGACCTGACCGCCGGCCGCGGGCCCGACAAGTGCATCGACGCTGTCGGCATGGAGGCCCGCAACGGCTCTTCCGTGGTGGACACTTATGACCGGGTAAAGCAGGCTGTCCGACTGGAAACCGAACGGCCACATGCCCTTCGGGAGGCCGTGATGAGTTGCCGCAACGGCGGTACCATCTCGATCGTCGGGGTGTACGGCGGTCTGATGGACAAGTTCCCGATCGGTGCGGTGATGAACCGTTCGCTCACCATTCGGACAGGGCAGTGCCATGTGCAGCGTTATATGCGACCTCTGCTCGAGCGGATTCGCGGCGGTGACATCGATCCCACCGTGATCATCAGTCATCATCTGCGGCTCGATCAGGCCCCGCACGGGTACGAAATCTTCAAACACAAGCAGGAGAGTTGCACCAAGGTGGTGCTCAACCCATAG
- a CDS encoding SpoIIE family protein phosphatase — protein MSSTEDFHTHYRATLRSYLDTRDEDLLAVGHELGRRALEEQISMLGIVENTFRLLNEQSDPAPDERAAAVEFLLQTLAPLDVATRGFLDGARRFAEERARAEDLEDRDKFRTALVNSLQEGFFVADRSGAVIEINNAFAEILGYGAAGLPYPWPQPWLVDKERTYQEQQRLRTEGSADYEIPVRHRDGRLAWAAVSINAVHGPGEKGDVYVGTVRDVTAERAFAARESAVLRLATSVAVAKSVAEVLEITLDECRTAVDVQRVVAVMWPAAEGEPTVLVAGDPSESSWRTMDPTLRQTFMDARHQLPLTAKTVEWPDMPGKTSGLVAMLSGTGDVALWLELGKPRWVSAEDRLLVTVLIGHLSLAIQHVRQFESARETSLTLQRAMQPPMEPPPGFAVRYEPAVLPLEISGDWYDVLPIDDRRIGIVVGDCVGRGLPAAAIMGQLRSSSRALLLTGARPAVLLEQLDAAASTIPDAYCTTVFLAILDTESGVLEYSNAGHMPAVLVQAQPGSKSVTYMLTDARSVPLAVRRNETRPQAAEVLAPGSTLMLFTDGLVERRHESIDEGLARVADVLTDSAHLPIDAVADAVLEQLAPQAGYDDDVAMVVYRHHLPPLRIQTDATAEQLAPLRRQLTPWLQSANVSDEQTSDIVLVVCEAAANCVEHAYVGQDAGKMLIEVEADDNAIHACIADFGSWKTPAAEPGNSGRGLVLMRAMSESMDVVERAEGTTVEIVFRLSGPQTGKA, from the coding sequence ATGAGTTCGACAGAGGACTTCCACACTCACTACCGGGCCACGCTGCGCAGCTATCTCGACACGCGTGACGAGGACCTGTTGGCCGTCGGACACGAGCTGGGTAGACGGGCGCTAGAAGAACAGATCAGCATGCTCGGCATCGTGGAGAACACGTTCCGACTGCTCAACGAACAATCCGACCCGGCTCCCGACGAGCGGGCCGCTGCAGTCGAGTTCCTGCTCCAGACGCTCGCCCCGCTCGACGTGGCAACCCGCGGATTCCTGGATGGCGCAAGGCGATTCGCGGAAGAAAGAGCCCGCGCCGAAGACTTGGAAGACCGCGACAAGTTCCGCACCGCATTGGTCAATTCGCTGCAGGAGGGGTTCTTCGTCGCCGACCGGAGCGGCGCGGTGATCGAAATCAACAATGCGTTCGCCGAGATCCTCGGTTACGGCGCAGCGGGTCTGCCCTACCCGTGGCCCCAGCCCTGGTTGGTGGACAAGGAACGCACCTACCAGGAGCAACAGCGGCTGCGCACCGAAGGCAGCGCCGACTACGAGATCCCGGTCCGCCACCGCGACGGGCGCCTGGCCTGGGCGGCGGTCAGTATCAACGCCGTCCACGGCCCCGGCGAAAAGGGCGATGTCTATGTGGGCACGGTCCGCGACGTCACCGCCGAACGCGCGTTCGCCGCGCGGGAGAGCGCGGTGCTGCGCCTGGCCACCTCGGTGGCGGTAGCCAAGAGTGTGGCCGAGGTGCTCGAAATCACCCTCGACGAGTGCCGGACCGCCGTCGACGTGCAGCGCGTGGTCGCGGTGATGTGGCCGGCCGCCGAAGGTGAGCCGACCGTGCTGGTCGCCGGTGACCCATCCGAATCAAGCTGGCGCACCATGGATCCGACGTTGCGGCAGACCTTCATGGACGCCCGCCACCAGCTCCCGCTGACCGCCAAGACCGTCGAGTGGCCGGATATGCCGGGCAAGACCAGCGGCTTGGTCGCCATGCTGTCGGGCACCGGGGATGTGGCGCTGTGGCTGGAGCTCGGCAAGCCGCGCTGGGTAAGTGCCGAGGACCGGTTGCTAGTCACCGTCCTGATCGGCCACCTCAGCCTGGCTATTCAGCATGTCCGTCAGTTCGAGAGCGCGCGCGAAACGTCGTTGACATTGCAACGGGCCATGCAACCACCCATGGAGCCGCCGCCGGGCTTCGCCGTTCGCTATGAACCCGCGGTACTGCCGCTGGAGATTAGTGGCGATTGGTATGACGTGCTGCCAATCGACGACCGCCGCATCGGGATAGTCGTCGGAGACTGTGTGGGTCGCGGTTTGCCGGCCGCCGCGATCATGGGCCAACTCCGCAGTTCGTCGCGGGCCCTGCTGCTCACCGGCGCCAGACCGGCCGTGCTGCTCGAGCAACTCGACGCGGCGGCAAGCACCATTCCGGACGCCTACTGCACGACGGTGTTCCTGGCGATTCTGGATACCGAATCCGGGGTGCTGGAGTACAGCAACGCCGGCCACATGCCCGCAGTCCTTGTCCAGGCTCAGCCTGGGTCGAAATCTGTCACCTACATGCTCACAGATGCCCGATCAGTCCCACTGGCGGTGCGCCGCAACGAGACTCGGCCACAAGCTGCTGAGGTTCTAGCACCCGGGTCGACGCTGATGCTATTCACCGACGGTTTGGTCGAGCGCCGTCACGAGTCGATCGACGAGGGACTTGCACGGGTCGCCGACGTCCTGACGGATTCGGCGCACTTGCCCATCGACGCCGTGGCCGACGCCGTGCTCGAACAACTAGCGCCGCAGGCAGGCTACGACGACGACGTCGCGATGGTGGTGTATCGCCACCATCTGCCACCGTTGCGAATCCAAACCGACGCCACCGCAGAACAACTGGCCCCGCTGCGGCGGCAGCTGACACCCTGGCTGCAGTCGGCAAACGTGTCCGATGAGCAGACCTCCGACATCGTGCTGGTGGTCTGCGAAGCGGCCGCCAACTGCGTCGAACACGCCTATGTCGGCCAGGACGCCGGAAAGATGCTGATTGAGGTGGAGGCCGACGACAACGCGATCCACGCGTGCATCGCCGACTTCGGCTCATGGAAGACACCGGCCGCCGAGCCAGGCAACAGCGGGCGGGGCCTGGTGCTGATGAGAGCCATGAGCGAGTCGATGGATGTAGTAGAGCGAGCCGAGGGCACCACCGTGGAAATCGTCTTCCGTTTGTCTGGCCCGCAGACGGGTAAAGCATGA
- a CDS encoding heme-binding protein — protein MKFSSIVVRRRVAGVSAGCLLGGIAIGIVGAPSAAAAPDCSPEGVNATVSSVQGAAQQYLDGHPGASQVVSAAYGQPRGDAAANIRAYFTAHPNEYHDLRGILAPIGETERQCNVTALPPTLESAYHEFMAG, from the coding sequence ATGAAATTCAGCAGTATCGTCGTGCGCCGGCGAGTCGCCGGTGTTAGCGCCGGCTGTCTGCTCGGGGGGATCGCCATCGGTATCGTCGGTGCGCCGTCGGCTGCGGCGGCACCCGATTGCAGTCCGGAAGGTGTCAACGCGACCGTCTCCTCGGTGCAGGGTGCGGCCCAGCAGTACCTGGACGGCCACCCCGGCGCCAGCCAGGTGGTCTCGGCCGCCTACGGCCAGCCGCGCGGGGACGCGGCCGCCAACATTCGGGCCTACTTCACCGCGCACCCGAACGAATATCACGATCTGCGTGGGATTTTGGCGCCGATCGGCGAGACCGAACGGCAGTGCAACGTGACGGCGCTGCCGCCGACCCTGGAATCGGCCTACCACGAGTTCATGGCCGGCTGA